From the genome of Candidatus Desulfarcum epimagneticum, one region includes:
- a CDS encoding hypothetical protein (Evidence 5 : Unknown function), which yields MRWRPSYAESWTGSLPEAGGGAFADLITFVKDRPGHDFRYAIDFSRIRKELGWTPAESFETGMEKTVKWNMENREWAKNAVKTL from the coding sequence TTGAGGTGGCGTCCGTCATATGCCGAATCCTGGACCGGCTCTCTCCCCGAAGCGGGGGGGGGGGCCTTCGCCGACCTCATCACTTTTGTCAAGGACCGCCCGGGCCATGATTTCCGTTACGCCATCGACTTTTCAAGAATCCGAAAAGAGCTGGGCTGGACCCCGGCCGAGTCCTTTGAGACCGGCATGGAAAAAACCGTGAAATGGAACATGGAAAACCGGGAGTGGGCGAAAAACGCCGTCAAAACCCTATGA
- the der gene encoding GTPase Der, giving the protein MRQKNISHLQPRPVVAVSGRPNVGKSTLFNRITRTKDALVDNFPGVTRDRHYGDASWNDRDFVLIDTGGMHFDKNDTFSESIFAQACRALEDADAVIHLLDGKAGLSPFDADIIRMLRQIQKPVFYAVNKVDGHGQEGRMDDFHTLGMDRLYPVSAEHGYGVHDLLDSLTAGFDETGETPGPDLQSDGTEIRRIAVAGRPNVGKSSLINRILGEDRLIVSDSPGTTRDSIDSLRRINKIPYLLVDTAGIRRKKKVSQKLEKFSVIKSLKSLDRCDIALIMIDASEGMTDQDVTVAGYAHDRGCGCVFLLNKWDKVEKDRHTLKKYYEEVKTAAKFLSFAPIMTISALTGLRALKIFPLVEEVYAQYSSRVGTGPLNRILGQAIEKNEPSLTRGRRIKFYYATQISSRPPLFVCFVNYPGAVHFSYKRYLMNQIRAGAGLDKTPIRLIFRQRPNRKRPRNPKLGGKPGRKS; this is encoded by the coding sequence ATGAGGCAAAAAAACATCAGCCATCTCCAGCCCCGGCCTGTCGTGGCCGTGTCCGGAAGACCCAACGTGGGAAAATCCACCCTGTTCAACCGGATCACCCGAACCAAAGACGCCCTGGTGGACAATTTCCCCGGGGTCACAAGGGACCGCCATTACGGCGACGCGTCGTGGAACGACCGGGACTTTGTCCTCATCGACACCGGGGGCATGCATTTTGACAAAAACGACACGTTCTCCGAATCCATATTCGCCCAGGCGTGCCGGGCCCTGGAGGACGCCGACGCCGTGATTCACCTCCTGGACGGAAAGGCCGGCCTTTCGCCCTTTGACGCCGACATCATCCGAATGCTGCGCCAAATCCAAAAACCGGTTTTTTACGCGGTGAACAAAGTCGACGGCCACGGGCAGGAGGGCCGCATGGACGATTTTCACACCCTGGGAATGGACCGGTTATACCCTGTGTCCGCCGAGCACGGATACGGCGTGCATGACCTGCTGGACAGCCTCACGGCCGGATTCGACGAAACCGGCGAAACGCCCGGTCCCGATCTCCAGTCCGACGGGACCGAAATCCGGAGAATCGCGGTGGCGGGACGGCCCAACGTGGGCAAGTCCTCTTTGATCAACCGCATACTGGGAGAAGACCGCCTCATTGTGAGCGACTCCCCGGGCACCACCCGGGACTCCATCGACTCCCTGCGCCGGATCAACAAAATTCCCTACCTGCTGGTGGACACGGCCGGGATCCGGCGAAAAAAGAAAGTGTCCCAAAAGCTGGAAAAATTTTCCGTGATTAAATCATTGAAAAGCCTGGACCGGTGCGACATCGCGCTGATCATGATTGACGCCTCGGAGGGCATGACCGATCAGGATGTCACGGTGGCGGGATACGCCCACGACCGGGGGTGCGGATGCGTTTTTCTTCTGAACAAGTGGGACAAGGTGGAAAAAGACAGGCATACCCTGAAAAAATATTATGAAGAAGTGAAAACAGCCGCCAAATTTCTCAGCTTCGCGCCGATCATGACCATCTCCGCCCTGACCGGCCTTCGGGCGCTTAAAATTTTCCCGCTGGTGGAGGAGGTTTACGCCCAGTATTCCTCCCGGGTGGGGACCGGGCCCTTAAACCGGATTTTGGGCCAGGCCATTGAAAAAAACGAGCCGTCACTGACCCGGGGCAGGCGGATCAAATTTTATTACGCGACCCAGATTTCATCCAGGCCCCCGCTTTTTGTCTGCTTTGTCAACTACCCCGGGGCGGTTCATTTCTCTTACAAACGATACCTGATGAACCAGATCCGCGCCGGCGCCGGCCTGGACAAAACCCCCATTCGTCTGATTTTTCGCCAGCGCCCGAATCGAAAAAGGCCCCGCAACCCGAAGCTCGGCGGAAAGCCCGGGAGAAAATCGTAA